From the genome of Psychrilyobacter atlanticus DSM 19335, one region includes:
- a CDS encoding M3 family metallopeptidase, with protein MQLNYKKLDEQFIDELNGKIVAVESAIEELLKIKDKTYDNFFDVMEHLLDDVEKFSFPLQIEISTSITDLGKKTYEEYIPIMNEFTSKLSQNEEVANAIIKIYETEDLNDVRKRILEKQILSFKSSGIGLDQKSKEKIKSINLELAKLGNDFSQNVTDATNGYELIIEDEKVLSEFSEMDKKSAKIEGGKWKFTLHGPSLTTFLKYCNDRALREKLYKASATKAPQNEDLIEKILNLRDEKANILGYENYRELSIASKTANNALEVIDFLTELGKEALPKATQEIEELKSFAKEKLNYETVEIYDYSYLSRKLKEIKYNFDPSEVKPYFEKNKVVSGMFQFLNNIFNLKAKQIKDAKLWNDKALVFELERNGVLLGNLIMDLETNESKRGGAWADSWITSYSKDGVRVPATGIIVCNFPPSKDGVPSLLDHSDVVTLFHEMGHALHLITSKTKEISASGFNGTEWDVVEYPSQWLQEFANNKEIIKTFGTHYETGEVISDELIQKVLDSLNYGQGYGNNRQVEFGLFDLMIYDNAYSKKEVQEKLDEVRKMVSVIKTPEYNKFQCSFSHIFAGGYGAGYYSYKWAEVLSADSYIEMTKDGNIDKQLANNFFDNLLSLGGSVNMKESFVNVHGRQPDPKALLKLTGIL; from the coding sequence ATGCAGTTAAATTACAAAAAATTAGATGAACAATTTATAGATGAACTAAATGGAAAAATAGTTGCTGTTGAGAGCGCTATTGAGGAATTATTAAAAATAAAAGATAAAACATATGATAATTTCTTCGATGTAATGGAGCACCTTTTAGATGACGTTGAAAAATTTTCATTTCCACTACAGATTGAAATTTCAACTAGTATTACAGATTTAGGTAAGAAGACATATGAGGAGTATATCCCCATCATGAATGAATTTACTTCTAAATTGAGCCAAAATGAAGAGGTAGCTAATGCCATCATAAAAATTTATGAAACTGAAGATTTAAATGATGTAAGAAAAAGAATACTAGAAAAACAAATATTGTCATTTAAATCCAGCGGTATCGGTTTAGATCAAAAAAGCAAGGAGAAGATCAAATCCATCAATTTAGAATTGGCTAAATTAGGAAATGATTTCAGCCAAAATGTAACTGATGCTACAAATGGGTATGAATTAATTATCGAGGATGAAAAAGTTCTTTCTGAATTTTCTGAAATGGATAAAAAATCTGCTAAAATAGAGGGTGGAAAATGGAAGTTTACCCTTCACGGACCATCACTTACTACATTTTTAAAATATTGTAACGACAGAGCATTGAGGGAAAAACTTTATAAAGCCTCTGCTACAAAGGCACCTCAAAATGAAGACCTCATTGAAAAAATCTTGAATTTAAGAGATGAAAAAGCTAATATTTTAGGTTATGAAAATTATAGAGAACTCTCTATTGCCTCAAAAACTGCAAATAACGCTTTAGAAGTTATAGATTTCTTAACAGAATTAGGAAAAGAAGCTCTTCCAAAGGCTACCCAGGAAATTGAAGAATTAAAGAGTTTTGCAAAAGAAAAATTAAACTATGAAACTGTAGAGATATATGACTATTCATACCTTTCTAGAAAACTAAAGGAGATCAAATATAATTTTGATCCTAGTGAAGTAAAACCATATTTTGAGAAAAACAAGGTGGTTTCTGGGATGTTCCAATTCTTAAACAACATCTTTAATTTAAAAGCTAAGCAGATAAAAGATGCCAAATTATGGAACGACAAAGCTTTAGTCTTTGAATTAGAAAGAAATGGAGTACTTTTAGGGAACTTAATCATGGATTTAGAAACCAATGAAAGTAAGAGGGGAGGAGCTTGGGCAGACAGCTGGATTACAAGCTACTCAAAGGATGGAGTCCGTGTTCCTGCAACAGGAATAATCGTTTGCAACTTCCCTCCTAGTAAGGATGGAGTTCCATCACTATTAGATCATTCAGATGTAGTAACATTATTTCATGAGATGGGACACGCTCTTCACCTTATCACATCTAAAACAAAGGAGATTTCTGCTTCTGGATTTAATGGAACTGAGTGGGATGTAGTAGAATATCCATCTCAATGGCTGCAAGAATTTGCCAACAACAAGGAGATCATCAAGACCTTTGGAACTCACTATGAAACTGGAGAAGTTATCTCCGATGAATTAATCCAAAAAGTATTAGATTCTTTAAATTATGGACAGGGATATGGAAACAACAGACAAGTTGAGTTTGGATTATTTGACCTAATGATATATGATAATGCTTATTCTAAAAAAGAAGTTCAAGAAAAATTAGATGAAGTCAGAAAAATGGTTTCAGTAATAAAAACACCAGAATACAATAAGTTCCAATGTTCATTCAGTCATATATTTGCAGGTGGATATGGAGCAGGTTATTATTCGTATAAATGGGCTGAAGTACTCTCTGCTGACAGTTATATAGAGATGACTAAAGACGGGAATATAGATAAGCAGTTAGCCAATAACTTTTTCGACAACCTCCTATCTCTTGGAGGATCGGTAAATATGAAGGAAAGTTTTGTTAATGTTCACGGGAGACAGCCAGACCCTAAGGCATTATTAAAACTTACAGGAATACTGTAG
- a CDS encoding PASTA domain-containing protein, translating into MNKKIIITISSLAIIAGIFLAGNVGLKFFFHDYLYETPNLKGLTVEEAEALVESEFKLVNMGEHYSELKKGEIYSQLPVSPKHIKKGRPIKIWISKGMDTVILPDLKGKNMQDARVILSDLGIKVERISHTMEGYMNNRVIGTDPSEGSSISRGSSVSLLINVSQIKNIRMPDILGFSIEEGEKILREKKLVIGDIKKVYRNDFPEDTIIDISYPAGKDVLAGSVINITVTTQSEEE; encoded by the coding sequence ATGAATAAAAAAATAATTATTACAATAAGTAGTTTAGCTATTATAGCTGGGATATTCCTTGCTGGAAATGTGGGATTAAAGTTTTTCTTTCATGATTATTTATATGAAACACCAAATTTAAAAGGGCTTACAGTTGAGGAAGCCGAAGCATTGGTAGAATCCGAATTTAAATTGGTTAATATGGGGGAACATTATTCTGAATTAAAAAAAGGTGAGATCTACTCTCAGCTGCCTGTGTCGCCAAAACATATAAAGAAAGGCAGACCTATAAAAATTTGGATAAGTAAGGGAATGGATACAGTTATTTTACCTGATTTAAAGGGAAAAAATATGCAGGATGCCAGAGTGATCCTGAGTGATCTAGGAATTAAAGTAGAGAGGATTTCTCATACTATGGAAGGTTATATGAATAATAGAGTTATAGGAACAGATCCTTCGGAAGGGAGTTCAATTTCCCGTGGAAGTTCAGTATCTCTATTGATAAACGTAAGTCAGATAAAAAATATCAGAATGCCGGATATACTAGGATTTTCAATAGAAGAAGGGGAAAAGATTCTTCGTGAAAAAAAGCTGGTTATAGGAGATATAAAAAAGGTATACAGGAATGATTTTCCTGAAGATACTATAATTGATATTAGTTACCCTGCTGGAAAAGATGTTTTAGCAGGCTCGGTTATAAATATTACAGTTACAACTCAGAGTGAGGAGGAATAA
- the rsgA gene encoding ribosome small subunit-dependent GTPase A, with translation MTKIKGFYYVQVEEKTYECRLRGILKKKNNKDNCVTGDLVEFGEDGFITKVYPRQNIIHRPLVSNIDYLVIQFSALDPKFDIGRFNILLLNAFYYNIKPVAVINKVELLDDEGFEELKGQLEFLKQLDIEVFYISTYENTGIENLKDYIKDKITAFGGPSGAGKSSLLNMLQEERVLETGETSKKNSRGKHTTKGTTLLPMKDGGWVIDTPGFSSIELPPIETADELAGLFSEFNEYRTCKYSNCIHINEPKCGIKDGLDQGLSQSRYDFYLWCYKFYSEERWNKY, from the coding sequence ATTACAAAAATAAAGGGGTTTTACTACGTTCAAGTGGAAGAAAAAACATATGAATGTAGATTAAGAGGTATATTAAAGAAAAAAAATAATAAAGATAACTGTGTTACAGGAGATCTGGTAGAATTTGGTGAAGATGGATTTATTACAAAGGTATATCCTAGACAAAATATCATCCATAGACCTCTAGTTTCAAATATAGATTATTTGGTTATTCAGTTTTCAGCATTGGATCCAAAATTTGATATTGGAAGGTTTAATATACTGTTACTGAATGCTTTCTATTACAATATCAAGCCAGTAGCCGTTATCAACAAAGTTGAATTATTGGATGATGAAGGTTTTGAAGAATTAAAAGGACAATTAGAGTTCTTAAAGCAATTAGATATAGAGGTATTTTATATCTCAACCTATGAAAATACAGGGATAGAAAATCTAAAAGACTACATAAAAGATAAGATAACTGCATTTGGAGGACCATCTGGAGCAGGGAAATCATCGTTACTAAATATGCTTCAAGAGGAAAGAGTATTAGAAACAGGAGAGACTAGTAAGAAAAACTCAAGGGGAAAACATACTACCAAGGGAACAACGTTGTTACCGATGAAAGATGGTGGATGGGTAATTGATACACCTGGTTTTTCTTCTATAGAGCTGCCACCAATAGAAACAGCTGATGAATTAGCTGGTTTATTTTCAGAATTTAATGAATATAGGACTTGTAAATATAGCAATTGTATCCATATAAATGAACCTAAATGTGGTATAAAAGATGGGCTTGATCAGGGGCTGAGCCAAAGTAGATATGACTTCTACCTATGGTGCTATAAATTTTATAGTGAAGAAAGATGGAATAAATATTAG
- the rpe gene encoding ribulose-phosphate 3-epimerase — MNTIKIAPSILSADFSKLGDEIIEITKAGADMIHIDVMDGNFVPNISFGVPIIKSIRNKTDLIFDVHLMIDAPERYIEDFAKAGADMIVVHAESTTHLHRVVQQIKNLGLKAGVSLNPATPVENLKYVIDELDMVLLMSVNPGFGGQKFIPTTIEKIKDVRGISSTVDIQIDGGITDATIKPCIEAGANIFVAGSFVFGGDYKEQIEKLRG; from the coding sequence ATGAATACAATTAAAATTGCACCTTCAATCCTATCAGCTGATTTTAGTAAATTAGGAGACGAAATAATAGAGATAACAAAAGCCGGAGCGGATATGATCCATATTGATGTTATGGATGGAAATTTTGTTCCAAATATCTCATTTGGAGTTCCAATTATAAAATCAATCAGGAATAAAACAGATTTAATTTTTGATGTACATTTGATGATAGACGCACCTGAAAGATACATTGAAGACTTTGCTAAGGCAGGAGCAGACATGATCGTGGTTCATGCTGAATCAACAACTCATCTTCATAGAGTTGTTCAACAAATAAAAAATCTTGGTCTGAAAGCCGGAGTTTCATTGAATCCAGCTACACCTGTAGAAAATTTAAAATATGTAATAGATGAACTGGATATGGTATTACTTATGTCTGTTAATCCTGGTTTTGGAGGACAGAAATTTATACCTACTACTATAGAAAAGATAAAGGATGTAAGAGGGATCTCTTCTACAGTGGATATCCAAATAGATGGTGGTATTACAGATGCTACAATCAAACCTTGTATAGAAGCTGGAGCGAATATATTTGTAGCCGGATCTTTCGTATTTGGTGGGGATTACAAGGAACAAATAGAAAAATTAAGA